A single region of the Xiphias gladius isolate SHS-SW01 ecotype Sanya breed wild chromosome 17, ASM1685928v1, whole genome shotgun sequence genome encodes:
- the LOC120803170 gene encoding arf-GAP with Rho-GAP domain, ANK repeat and PH domain-containing protein 1 isoform X3, whose protein sequence is MVKYGLQRFTDEPLCTSKISQTIHHVDLRVKHNDWLIQLLQDPDVGALSQLVMSTLDQTAGVTLSLVEGAAKPTDEVLTPSPHTIGGENPYVTVLACWEAEEADSESSNEEENTGVSPAPSGADGPMEGDPAFVSTTNTNNIPTSPPGRIMPTRPAPPPPCPPGHSEKPGKPVKQKIPRVATIRVSRKKRGSGSSAPQSAVVRSSWLDVWKGFRHNVLWATLDGQLMSLWKKRTDRFSEVLFHVSSITNVKKQDKRRFSIYFRKKHYDFMAHSDEVQDGWVTSLLASRGQPSPTPAELHGQITIKDPRSRAYAAIWGHNLWIYPNREGYQLGIASFSVPLNVATVKSTGKHSFTLITPYKNFNLSVDSAKDLSIWMDSLSSSIRSALSCSQVTMRLWENPTNKVCGDCGSANPDWASVNLLLVICQACAGQHRALGSNLSKVRSLKMDSKVWTEPLIQLFVTYGNWLANQVWAAAVPAAEQLLPESSNEERSKFIQDKYSKGRYRRAHSLTSSPSLMIQRLREVVCSDSIEETMSLICSGAKVCQVDPQSPSPILLAERAGQALQTELLRLNEYTECPTHQPQSANRRPDSAPSGEEEEELHGKLEEDRFLFSLENDSAACDVLDLREVRSVFLKDGPAHQFEMVTLSDQLICAADDKDSLLTHLVHILKVILPGGVSYAEVGQASAVSKVCVVEVGRASSQSDAWLLLWEDGVSVHPVHRYSQQALSMELSTIIHYEMVPSENIITMVTGDRSVSLRFKEQRSCHSWFNHLQRALTNQSLAPSFHPAANQSSARQSVYPVMDLGSRGLVPPGIERCISHITAHGLKVEGVYRRCGLAAKVNQLVEALMTSPSSAPLESDEQGVLDAGSALKQYVRRKQSLIPNTEPWLQAAVISDERSRFKAYRRLLQQLPDNNRATLSALFGHFYMVQVFSKVNKMSAQNLALVLVPSLFQTLNQDLLRLTREFIIHHTLLFLTTEGQEKEEEDEHITVL, encoded by the exons ATGGTTAAATATGGACTGCAGAGGTTTACAGATGAGCCGCTGTGCACCTCCAAAATCTCCCAAACAATACATCATGTGGACCTGCGTGTCAAGCACAACGATTGGTTGATCCAACTCCTGCAGGACCCAG ATGTCGGGGCGCTGTCACAGCTGGTGATGTCAACTTTAGACCAGACTGCCGGAGTCACATTATCTCTAGTAGAGGGAGCTGCAAAGCCCACAGATGAAG TTTTAACTCCGTCTCCTCACACCATCGGAGGCGAAAACCCTTATGTCACAGTGTTGGCTTGTTGGGAAGCTGAGGAAGCTGACTCTGAGTCATCCAATGAGGAGGAAAATACAGGAGTTAGCCCTGCCCCCTCTGGAGCTGATGGACCAATGGAAGGAGATCCTGCTTTCGTCTCGACTACAAATACTAACAA TATTCCAACCAGTCCTCCAGGTCGTATCATGCCCACTAGACCAGCCCCGCCCCCTCCTTGTCCTCCTGGCCATTCAGAAAAGCCAGGAAAACCTGTGAAGCAGAAGATCCCGag AGTCGCCACTATTCGAGTGTCGAGGAAGAAGAGGGGCAGCGGGAGTTCAGCTCCACAGAGCGCCGTGGTCCGATCCAGCTGGCTGGATGTCTGGAAGGGCTTCAG ACATAATGTTTTATGGGCGACATTGGACGGACAGCTGATGTCTCTTTGGAAAAAACGCACA GACCGATTCAGTGAGGTGTTGTTTCATGTCTCCAGTATCACCAATGtgaagaaacaagacaaaagaaGATTCTCTATTTACTTCAGGAAGAAACATTATGACTTCATGGCTCATAGTGATG AGGTTCAGGATGGTTGGGTCACATCTCTGCTGGCTTCCCGAGGCCAGCCAAGCCCCACCCCTGCTGAACTGCACGGACAAATCACCATCAAGGACCCACGGAGCCGTGCCTACGCTGCCATCTGGGGTCACAACCTCTGGATTTACCCCAACAGAGAGGGCTATCAGCTGGGTATCGCCTCCTTCTCTGTCCCCCTGAACGTGGCCACTGTCAAATCTACAGGAAAACACTCGTTTACCCTCATCACTCCATACAAGAACTTTAA CCTATCTGTAGATTCAGCAAAGGATCTGTCCATCTGGATGGACAGTCTTTCCTCATCTATCCGCAGCGCTCTGTCCTGCAGCCAGGTGACAATGCGTCTCTGGGAAAACCCCACCAACAAGGTGTGTGGTGACTGCGGCTCGGCAAATCCTGACTGGGCCTCAGTCAACCTACTACTGGTCATCTGTCAGGCCTGTGCAG GTCAGCATCGAGCTCTTGGCAGCAACCTGTCGAAGGTACGCAGTCTTAAGATGGACAGCAAGGTCTGGACTGAGCCACTCATACAG CTGTTTGTTACCTACGGTAACTGGCTGGCAAATCAGGTGTGGGCTGCAGCAGTGCCAGCGGCAGAGCAGCTGCTTCCTGAGTCATCTAATGAGGAAAGGTCAAAGTTCATCCAGGATAAATACAGCAAAGGGCGCTACAGACGAGCCCACTCTCTGAcgtcctctccctctctgatgATCCAG aggCTACGTGAGGTGGTCTGTAGTGACAGCATAGAAGAAACGATGTCTCTGATCTGCTCAGGAGCAAAG GTGTGTCAGGTAGACCCTCAGAGTCCCTCCCCCATCCTTCTGGCTGAGAGGGCAGGTCAGGCTCTGCAGACTGAGCTGCTCCGACTCAACGAGTATACAG aGTGCCCAACTCATCAGCCTCAGTCAGCCAATAGGAGACCTGACTCTGCCCCCTCCG gtgaagaagaggaggagcttCATGGTAAATTGGAGGAAGAtcgttttctcttttcattagAAAATGATTCAGCAGCGTGTGATGTCCTCGACCTGCGAGAAGTTCGCTCTGTCTTCCTCAAAGATGG ACCGGCTCATCAGTTTGAGATGGTGACATTGAGTGATCAGCTGATCTGTGCTGCTGATGATAAGGACAGTCTGCTTACTCACCTGGTTCATATACTGAAG GTGATTCTTCCAGGAGGCGTGTCTTATGCAGAGGTGGGCCAGGCTTCTGCAGTCAGTAAAGTATGTGTGGTAGAAGTGGGCAGAGCCTCAAGTCAATCTGATGCCTGGTTGTTACTGTGGGAGGATGGGGTTAGTGTTCACCCCGTCCACAGATACTCACAACAGGCTCTGAGTATGGAACTTAGCACGATCATTCACTACG AAATGGTGCCATCTGAAAACATCATCACTATGGTAACCGGAGACAG GAGTGTGTCTTTGCGTTTCAAGGAGCAGCGCAGTTGTCATTCCTGGTTCAACCACCTGCAGAGAGctttgaccaatcagagcttaGCTCCAAGCTTCCATcctgcagccaatcagagctcagCTCGTCAGTCAGTGTACCCGGTGATGGATTTGGGATCAAGAGGTTTGGTACCACCTGGCATCGAACGCTGCATCTCCCACATCACAGCCCACG gttTGAAGGTGGAGGGCGTGTACCGCCGTTGTGGCCTCGCTGCCAAAGTGAACCAATTGGTGGAGGCTCTCATGACATCACCAAGCTCTGCTCCCCTGGAGAGTGATGAGCAGGGTGTATTAGATGCTGGCTCTGCCCTCAAACAGTATGTCCGCCGGAAGCAGAGTTTAATACCCAACACAGAGCCTTGGCTGCAGGCCGCAG tgattTCAGATGAACGCTCCAGGTTTAAAGCATACCGACGGCTACTACAGCAACTTCCTGACAACAACCGAGCTACACTGAGTGCTCTGTTTGGACACTTCTACAt GGTCCAGGTGTTTTCTAAGGTGAACAAGATGTCAGCTCAGAATCTGGCTCTGGTTCTGGTCCCATCTCTCTTTCAGACTCTGAACCAGGATCTGCTCAGACTCACCAGAGAGTTCATCATCCACCACACACTACTGTTTCTG ACAACAGAGGgacaggagaaagaggaggaggatgaacaCATCACTGTCTTATGA